The proteins below come from a single Cervus canadensis isolate Bull #8, Minnesota chromosome 2, ASM1932006v1, whole genome shotgun sequence genomic window:
- the LOC122432144 gene encoding glycosylated lysosomal membrane protein, producing the protein MSGYEKPSRGWGYCAPSPVLLLSVLTAAPLGLLGEETRQVSLKVISNWPDFSQNLLHIQAVGTNSTLHYVWSSLGPPAVLLVATNTPNSTLSVNWSLLLSSDPDGALMVLPKKSIQFSSALVFTRLFEFDSTNMSDAASRPPGKSYPPYSLANFSWNNITDSLDPATLSATFRGHPVDDPTGAFANGSLTFRVQAFSTSGRPAQPPRLLHSADTCQLEVALAGVSPRGNRSLFGLEVATLGPGPGCPSMQELHSIDDEYAPAVFQLDQLLWSSLPSGFMQWRPVAFSQKQGSRESAMPCQSSPLYPTLAYLLPQSPIVRAFFKTQNNFCAFNLTFGASTGPGYWDQHYLSWSMLLGVGTPPMDALSPLILGIVAVALGAPALMLLAGGLFLLLGHKRYSEYQSIN; encoded by the exons ATGAGCGGCTATGAAAAGCCTAGCCGGGGTTGGGGGTACTGTGCCCCCAGCCCCGTGCTCCTTCTGAGTGTCCTGACGGCAGCTCCACTTGGCCTGCTGGGGGAGGAGACCCGCCAG GTGTCTCTGAAGGTCATCTCTAACTGGCCGGACTTTTCCCAGAACCTGCTTCATATTCAGGCAGTGGGTACCAACTCCACGCTGCACTACGTGTGGAGCAGCCTGGGTCCCCCAGCAGTGCTGTTGGTGGCCACCAACACCCCCAACAGCACCCTGAGTGTCAACTGGAGCCTCCTGCTCTCCTCTGATCCTGACGGGGCCCTGATGGTGCTCCCCAAGAAGAGCATCCAATTTTCTTCTGCCCTTGTCTTTACCAGG CTATTTGAGTTTGACAGCACCAACATGTCCGACGCGGCCTCAAGGCCTCCAGGAAAATCATATCCCCCGTACTCCTTGGCCAATTTCTCCTGGAacaacatcactgactcactggatcCTGCCACCCTCAGCGCCACGTTTCGAGGCCACCCTGTTGACGACCCCACTGGGGCTTTTGCCAATGGCAGCCTGACCTTCAGG GTCCAGGCCTTCTCCACATCTGGCCGACCAGCCCAACCCCCTCGCCTCCTGCACTCAGCGGACACCTGCCAGCTAGAGGTGGCCCTGGCTGGGGTCTCTCCCCGGGGAAACCGCTCCCTGTTTGGGCTGGAGGTAGCCACCTTGGGCCCGGGCCCCGGCTGCCCCTCAATGCAGGAGCTGCACTCCATCGATGATGAGTATGCCCCTGCTGTCTTCCAG TTGGATCAGCTGCTATGGAGCTCCCTCCCATCAGGCTTCATGCAGTGGCGACCAGTGGCTTTCTCCCAGAAGCAGGGCAGCCGGGAATCAGCCATGCCCTGCCAATCTTCCCCGCTTTACCCCACCTTGGCATACCTTCTCCCCCAGTCACCCATTGTCCGAGCCTTCTTTAAGACCCAGAACAACTTCTGTGCCTTCAATCTGACATTTGGGGCTTCCACAGGCCCTGGCTACTGGGATCAACACTACCTCAGCTG GTCTATGCTCCTGGGTGTGGGCACGCCTCCAATGGATGCCTTGTCCCCGCTCATCCTAGGCATCGTGGCAGTGGCCCTCGGTGCTCCAGCGCTCATGCTGCTGGCAGGAGGCCTGTTTCTGCTGCTGGGCCACAAGCGGTACTCTGAATACCAGTCCATAAATTGA
- the TMEM79 gene encoding transmembrane protein 79, translated as MTEPETLALLEVKGPETLEKSPPQALVPNGRKLEGEDGVESLGAESSRVGSSAESPTAREGTEDGLDSTVSEAATLPWGTGPQPSAPFPDPPGWRNIEPELPESEPPTKLEELPEDEASLLPEKAARAFVPIDLQCIERRPQEDLVVCCEASEGEHRRTFLPPRATHPEPPECKWAEAVVKPPGRSCGGCGGCGGREVLRAVASVGAALILFPCLLYGAYAFLPFDAPRLPTMSSRLIYTLRCGVFATFPIVLGILVHGLSLLCFSALRPFGEPRREVEIHRRYVAQSVQLFILYFFNLAVLSTYLPQDTLKLLPLLTGLFAISRLIYWLTFAVGRSFRGFGYGLTFLPLLSMLMWNFYYMFVVEPERMLTASESRLDYPDHARSASDYRPRSRG; from the exons ATGACAGAACCCGAGACCCTGGCCCTGCTGGAAGTGAAGGGGCCTGAGACCCTGGAGAAGAGCCCACCCCAGGCCTTGGTCCCCAATGGCCGGAAGCTGGAAGGGGAAGATGGGGTTGAGTCCCTTGGAGCTGAGTCCTCTAGAGTGGGGTCTTCGGCTGAGTCTCCCACAGCCAGAGAGGGGACCGAGGATGGTCTAGACAGCACAGTAAGTGAGGCTGCCACTTTGCCTTGGGGAACTGGCCCCCAGCCCAGTGCCCCATTCCCAGATCCCCCCGGCTGGAGGAACATTGAGCCTGAGCTCCCCGAGTCAGAGCCACCCACCAAACTAGAGGAGTTGCCCGAAGATGAAGCCAGCCTGCTGCCCGAGAAGGCAGCCCGGGCCTTCGTGCCCATCGACCTACAGTGCATTGAGCGGCGGCCCCAGGAGGACCTCGTTGTGTGCTGTGAGGCCAGCGAGGGCGAGCACCGCCGGACCTTCCTGCCTCCGCGGGCCACCCACCCTGAGCCCCCGGAGTGCAAGTGGGCCGAAGCAGTGGTGAAGCCGCCTGGCCGCTCCTGTGGGGGCTGTGGGGGCTGTGGGGGCCGAGAGGTGCTGAGAGCCGTGGCCTCGGTGGGAGCCGCCCTCATCCTCTTCCCCTGCCTGCTCTACGGGGCATATGCCTTCCTGCCCTTCGATGCCCCACGCCTGCCGACCATGAGCTCCCGCCTCATCTACACCTTGCGCTGTGGGGTCTTCGCCACCTTCCCCATTGTACTGG GGATCCTGGTGCACGGCCTGAGCCTGTTGTGCTTTTCTGCCCTTCGACCCTTTGGGGAGCCACGGCGGGAGGTGGAGATCCACCGGCGGTATGTGGCCCAGTCGGTCCAGCTCTTCATCCTCTACTTCTTCAACCTGGCAGTGCTTTCCACCTACCTGCCTCAAGATACCCTCAAACTGCTCCCTCTACTCACTGGTCTCTTTGCCATCTCCCG GCTCATATACTGGCTGACCTTCGCTGTGGGCCGCTCCTTCCGAGGCTTTGGCTACGGCCTGACGTTCCTGCCCCTGCTGTCCATGCTGATGTGGAACTTCTACTACATGTTCGTGGTGGAGCCTGAACGCATGCTCACTGCCTCTGAGAGCCGCCTGGACTACCCTGACCATGCCCGCTCAGCCTCAGACTACAGGCCCCGCTCCCGGGGCTGA